ACTAAACACTTTTTTGGAATGTTAATTTTGCACGCCCCTAAGTAACCAACTACTGCTTACAAGTGCAATGTTTTCGCGTTACGCATCCTCAGATGCATCCTTTCTTGTATAAATAAATGTCTTTTTAGTTGGATGAGCTCAGGCTAGTTAATATAGCGTCACCCACCATTCATACACTTAATCTATTCCCTTTCATCgttgaattcaaaattcaacATAAATTAGTATCGAAtgccaaattatttaaaacatgTTGCGACTAATAGTGAAGTGGAACTTTTTTTCCGCAATTTTCTATGATTGAATTACCTTTTTTAGCTTTAAGAAGTTCgaccagaaaataataattactttCCCACGAGTTAAATGAAGACCTGCCCTCCCTACTGAGTCCTGCGCTTGTCATAGAGGTCACATTCCTCGAATTGCATTACGCATGCACGCATGCACGAACAACACGAAAATGAGAGAACTGCTTCCTCAACCGTGAATACATCAAAGTCAATCGCCAAGATAAAGAATTCTGCACGGCCAAGACAACTGATTGAACAGGTGCACGAAATCATGCATATACATAACTAGATCAAACACAAAGTTTCCCAGATTCTTCTCCAACAGTAGGTAAGACACTAGGACAGAAGGAAAAAACGGGCCTAACTCCACGGTCTATCTAAATGCCCGCATTCTGAAATTGCAAGAGCCAGAGTGATTTGAATAGAATATACAGCGCTCATCCCGCTCCCGTAAACAAATTTGTGCGACACTAGTCCATCAAAATCCAAACAAACTAGTCAAACTAGCGTATGATCCTCAGTAAAATCAGTTCCTTCACAAAAAGCAAACCGAACATCCAACTCTGCAAGATTAGGCTCCGACCAAGCTATGACGCCGCAAGCGGCAAAAGCTAAACATCAGCATCAGCATTAGCATGGCAGGCAAGTTATGCTATATGGAAGAAAAGGGGGGGGCAGATCCATGGCACCAATCAGCATCATCCACTCATGCCGAAGTCTTCCGCAGAATGATACAGACCATAGGCTCCTGGTACCTCCATCTTCCCACCCAGATGCTCATTTCCTGCAAGACCGCCTAGGAACATATCAGAAATTAGCAACTCCACATGTGCTTTAGGCAAAATTGGCTTATGCTAAGGAACATTTGCAATTCAGTTACCATTGTCGATGCTATTACCCAAATCTGAGATGGGAAACCCATCATAATCATTACATAGATAGCAGGGAACAGTCAAAATTCACAGTAAATATTTACGAAATTAATAATCAATGAAGCATATTTAGACTCAAAAACCAGCGAATGTTGCTGTTACGTAGAATGGAAAAGCTTGGGAGGGTCAATTGAACACTTCTTTCCTATCGAATTGACCAAAGATTAACTTCACCAAGAACTGTTCATACCAATTTCTGAATCTCTCTGTTAGGATAATCAGCAAATGCATAAATATAAAAACACTTCTCTGCTGATATCATCGCTAAAAATCGCCTAATCTGTTGGGTTTCATCTAGATAGTGTCCAAAAGCACGTCTGGAAATGATAGACTCTAGGTTATCAAATCAAATTACACCATTATCAATCTAGATGACTCCCCTTAATAATAAGGTGTATATCTGAGTATGTACCTGAATTTGACATCATGGCATCATAGAAAGATAGCTGGCCTAGGTTCCTATTCCTGGATCTCAAACTGCCATCTGGATAAACCATGCTCTCCACTTTGGTCTGTGAATCAGCAAAATGAAGATCTGAGCTAATCTCAGGGCTTTGGAAGCATAAATCTTCGTTCCTTGATACAGGATTCTGCTGAGATTGAAAGATCTCCGGTTTTGTCTTCATCTCCTTTGGGGACTCAACTTCTGCTTCAGCTTCAGATTCAGTATTGTTGCCGGTTGCATTCTGCATTTTCCTTTTGGATCGTGCACGCCGGTTCTGGAACCAGTTATAGACATTCGTTTCTGAAATTTGTCCATGTTGACTCAGTTCGGTAGTAATCTCTTTGATTTTCTGTTTGCTTGGGGTACCATTTCCTTCATTGAAGATGCGCTCAAGAATTTGAAGTTGTAAAGGTGTTGGAGTCCATCGCTGCCTGGCAGTTATTTTGTGACCACCGGTTGTCATCAAGGGGTCACAATACAAATTTCCCAGCCTAACACCTGATGAAGCCAGTAAAACGTCAGCTTAAAAGTTACATTCACCTTCGGAAAACTGATGTTCTCACAATGATGCAAGAAAGTTCGGGAGATATAGTGCAGAAGTGCTAGAGCCTCCTAtatgcatttaaaaagaaaaaaagaagaagaaattactaGGATCATCTAATAAAAATAGGCAGCTATTACACGGCTAAAACGGTAGATTACATATTAGACAGCAGGCAGAGAGAGGTGTAGCCTTCATAATTATGAAGCTGCACTAAGGAAGGGAAAAACCCCAGAGAAAGGAGAGTCACAGAAGATTTAAGCATATGCTTTTGGAGTTCATCAATTTGTAATGTAGCATGTGCTTTTCCAGAAGAATGGATAAAAAGTAGGACGAGCATCAGTATTTCTCTTACACCCTATAGACATAAATTCTTCCAGACATCATAATGGctaccacagagagagagagagatggactcTAAATATTCTGTTTCCTGAGAAGTTAGAGCCCAATGGTACAGAAATCATCCATCAAATTGGAAAAAGTCAAATCCTCATTTATCAAGCTGAAATCAGACTCAGAGCACGGAAGAGAGAATCTTTCTGCCAACCATCCCAGGTCACGAGCCAGTAAAGAACAAGATCCTCGAGGTCCGAAGCCAAAAAGTTGTCGAGGAACAGCTACTGAATATTTTTCCTTCCCGAATCAAGAATTCAATTTCGAGAGGCGACCCCCCACGTCTGAACGCGAATTCAACACGAGACACACCAAAAGTGCACAGAAATCACACGCCCGAGTACGAGAATGTCCGTACAAAGAAGTACGAGGATTGAATGAACAGGAGGAATAATTACATCAGAACCACCGCTCCCGGATGAAGAAGTCGTCGTCGCACTAAAAGGGTAATAAAAGCCAGCCCGATGATCAGACACGAACGCGGCCCTCCCTTCCAACGCCAGGAAACCATCCGCTGAAACGGAGGAACGCCGCCCACAAAATGACAACAGAGATACAAAACAGGACAAAAACCTGCACGGACACGAGCGTCCACGAATGCCCGACCGAATTTGCAGTTCCCAGTCGTTCGACCGGACACCGGAAGTGCGGGCGTGCAAAATTGGCAGGAATGCCGACACGGATctcggaaaaaagaaaaaaaaaaaactcaggaCGATGTAATTTCCCGTAATTTAAACCTAAATAGCGGAACGACGGACCGACCTACGCGCGATCAGCAACCCCTAATCGTCCAACCCCGAAGCCACGACGGCGCGAGACCGCCGCCATTACCCGCGAGCgaccgcgagagagagagagaggggagggaagACCTGCGAGATCCTGCTGAGCGGTGAGGTTCTTGTGCATCTCGACGAGCTGCTCGCAGATGGAGGCGTAGACGGCGATCTGCTTCCGGAGGGTCTCCAGCTGCTCGTCCGTCATCACCTTCACGTACAGCACTCCGCCCCCGTTCCCGGCCGCCGTCCCGTTACCCATGCCCTCTCCcccctgctgctgctgctgctgctgagcCTCCTTcgcttgctgctgctgctgcggctgctgctgctgctggtggtgctgctgctgctggtgcggGTGAtggtgggggtggtggtggtggtgg
Above is a window of Eucalyptus grandis isolate ANBG69807.140 chromosome 9, ASM1654582v1, whole genome shotgun sequence DNA encoding:
- the WOX13.2 gene encoding WUSCHEL-related homeobox 8 (The RefSeq protein has 3 substitutions, 1 non-frameshifting indel compared to this genomic sequence), with the translated sequence MEWEKQEQHHPHHHHHPHHHAHQQQHHHQQQPPQQQQQAKEAQQQQQQQGGEGMGNGTAAGNGGGVLYVKVMTDEQLETLRKQIAVYASICEQLVEMHKNLTAQQDLAGVRLGNLYCDPLMTTGGHKITARQRWTPTPLQLQILERIFNEGNGTPSKQKIKEITTELSQHGQISETNVYNWFQNRRARSKRKMQNATGNNTESEAEAEVESPKEMKTKPEIFQSQQNPVSRNEDLCFQSPEISSDLHFADSQTKVESMVYPDGSLRSRNRNLGQLSFYDAMMSNSGNEHLGGKMEVPGAYGLYHSAEDFGMSG
- the WOX13.2 gene encoding WUSCHEL-related homeobox 8 isoform X1, which codes for MEWEKQEQHHPHHHHHPHHHPHQQQQHHQQQQQPQQQQQAKEAQQQQQQQGGEGMGNGTAAGNGGGVLYVKVMTDEQLETLRKQIAVYASICEQLVEMHKNLTAQQDLAGVRLGNLYCDPLMTTGGHKITARQRWTPTPLQLQILERIFNEGNGTPSKQKIKEITTELSQHGQISETNVYNWFQNRRARSKRKMQNATGNNTESEAEAEVESPKEMKTKPEIFQSQQNPVSRNEDLCFQSPEISSDLHFADSQTKVESMVYPDGSLRSRNRNLGQLSFYDAMMSNSGGLAGNEHLGGKMEVPGAYGLYHSAEDFGMSG